A stretch of Monomorium pharaonis isolate MP-MQ-018 chromosome 7, ASM1337386v2, whole genome shotgun sequence DNA encodes these proteins:
- the LOC105830667 gene encoding golgin subfamily A member 4 isoform X2 — translation MSGGGGGGGGGGGVRGTGAECRKFAPNIFNKSKCSSCFKQKEEHSAEALECNRATRKISKCGYLFVAPGWDFSNPLNRTKRWQRRWFVLYDDGELTYSVDEHPETVPQARIDMTRVLEVAAAEDVTGHPYSIAVTSPEGVTFVKGTCREETRWWTDVLQVYSRNKGRHKRNATFPGGQTTILQVTPTIRSNTPNPPRPRFNSCRSEPRSGGWIPETGGGTSDLCVFSSAPSLATGSQLTNGNTENVPGELKSSSSSSSSLSHLRALENGSAGNYLTAVTSSTSSLNGNVCSTVYSTSSTAATTTTTTTTTTTTTTAASSIVSLADKPPMIPINDGARATGYRDQPASSASPPTRDKLRAEDKARRRMNQQGERTVGIIGDTAGPASSEKLDDDACRRILLEHEREREGKLRDIAASLTQPRARRIKPRTSEPTRDVVDAVNAAHQDKLIRGDPDGCGLDISGIRYSPTSELRVDLPAEDLLNIKKGWLMKQGLNKEWNKHWFVLRGCGLMYYRDPCAEDKGIMDGVIDLNTVTAVTPLQVARNYGFQTVAWDDRGSTVLSAVTAGIRSSWMSAIRRAANLPDPESNVDSLAVCSDTQPETNPQSPTTSITDRERDSVVPSTSITPRSVLFSSDEEYRTASEGGRRESGDWSEMPVSPPLVRNGDWPMTLKGSGWSDSANHEWSELPPSPPLTRTALSRVKARSRSSSRSRVYKRSRSSPPSSRRSTLDSVRSEDLMMACCELGEDEEQNNGHLQSNSCLSSSNDSPLIVELLENQVSLLRDQLDQNQSHPSTLLVIVERQENEIESLKSQLNAARTDIANAEKELSRLRQQKAEASIREKQVEELLNTIQRTEQQRNKDLDDLEKMKKVYNREKEVLECKLLETEAILRETTERCEVLTNELTSSHRTVEHLQTETAALSDRLSQGIEENERLYNRVREFEEKNGLSASRERGRSFDSLSDLTNIELDLDLTALDKERVMEEYDELRSRFEKAIMEIRAMRKELREAHATQDDLELEIFAHKQDAINISETNQGQIQLMAARIQDLTNKLAASEKQIRTLKQKLTKAESRDKRRSLSLKGRESFQISQEVEDKLLDLENKICAIERGKSISAPVSVSNSSKESSPNPKKEKRRESKNLDRARLRRKSLDSATSSEPMKVLIRLSTLETKVANVAETMASDAEKDSSECSEISGSSEISLEVLARLKKLERVVSKSKRRLEKCLGSTQAEDKAEKCLREVNEILDSCLECKKNQASAQINESVGVVVSRLETILKDKLSELTKRRQLLAQEGRLDEREKMRLVAERIAFESVILRQIKCALNRTTDRSAVLSELVETSQLASSLKRKIHGTKPKTYQKTNYIQYLTKVLANKLVLIGHSSVPMETPKEISAARSESLNFLLQKQREINEIMRKYKDTKLRQLAESLAVETLSLSEQEDLASKQISGSNKKLLEDRRIREAWALAQETVSKELVQAEVSHVIMRYGQLYEQNVTSITDVCLSFDNAENVKLESWVDAAQARLRQEMEISIHELSEAYENCLCTMKKNKLTTFDSKLESRQLLTDYADIIAHKALIDSRIALLQETTRQSSTSTLSGETFVSSLIRNEEILSCLANDEGYDLQSNPILDAEYSYLYQRLTKECEDKISGRKESKEQLKNVSQSLFHLEENLAELSKCIRDKTGVKIDNMIWLKSTSSITDWSSVCEKCLHLREQIRKLSDYMNNMSCQTCNQLQETIQKITNEHKQELETLKRNQERDLMDVKGELDNQRQSLTTQYEQEAASLRERARKLEHRLNAIDSEHSAHVNELRAAYQRSISAELDTDAETRKRYKEEIKQLRALCEKGLLAMENSHRRIIAEMEEKHRQELENLRVEKEQALSEETQATLAALDAMRKAHEHEVQKEIAKFKQEFIKQMQAREDIGVLHKEHEEEMEEIKQEILSLSAKYSSKCVESAALEEKVGNLSKQLAQAQQHIMQLDARNKQLRAHLVLETNDSGINDTIQILRGRDNELAEPREEMHRLQQQFKVAQQQRCESAVALAPSGGRRTSKMKSSSSRRHTPSVPTLVTHPASPRNPQLSPLQS, via the exons GTAACACGCCAAATCCACCGCGACCGCGCTTCAATAGCTGCCGATCGGAGCCGCGCAGCGGCGGGTGGATTCCAGAAACCGGTGGCGGAACGTCGGACCTGTGCGTTTTCTCGTCCGCGCCGTCCTTGGCCACCGGCAGTCAACTGACGAACGGCAACACGGAGAACGTCCCCGGAGAGCTCaagagcagcagcagcagcagcagcagcctgTCGCATCTGCGAGCACTCGAGAACGGCTCCGCCGGAAATTATCTGACCGCGGTGACGTCGAGCACGTCGTCGTTGAACGGCAACGTCTGCAGCACGGTCTACTCGACTTCCTCGACGGcggcgacaacgacgacgacgacgacgacgacgacgacgacgacgacggcggcgagcAGCATTGTCTCGTTGGCCGATAAGCCACCGATGATCCCCATAAACGACGGCGCGAGAGCGACAGGCTATCGAGATCAACCTGCCAGCAGTGCGTCACCGCCGACCCGGGACAAGCTCCGCGCCGAGGACAAGGCCAGGCGCAGGATGAATCAGCAGGGCGAGCGAACCGTCGGCATCATCGGCGACACGGCCGGCCCAGCCTCCAGTGAGAAACTAG ACGACGACGCGTGCCGAAGGATACTTTTGGAACATGAgcgggagagagaggggaagCTACGAGACATAGCAGCTTCATTAACACAGCCACGAGCGAGAAGAATTAAGCCAAGAACCTCAGAGCCAACCAGAGACGTCGTGGATGCGGTCAATGCGGCTCATCAGGATAAACTT ATCAGAGGCGATCCCGACGGCTGCGGTCTAGATATTTCTGGCATCAGGTATTCGCCTACGTCCGAATTGAGAGTCGATCTGCCAGCGGAAGATTTGCTGAACATCAAGAAGGGCTGGCTGATGAAGCAAGGCTTGAATAAA GAATGGAACAAACACTGGTTTGTTCTGAGAGGCTGCGGTCTAATGTACTACAGGGATCCCTGTGCGGAGGACAAGGGCATCATGGATGGCGTTATAGACCTCAATACTGTCACCGCGGTCACGCCACTTCAGGTCGCAAGAAATTATGGATTCCAGACTGTC GCCTGGGACGACAGAGGTAGCACGGTGCTGTCCGCGGTGACAGCCGGCATTAGGTCCAGTTGGATGTCGGCCATCAGAAGAGCGGCCAATCTACCTGATCCTGAAAGTAATGTGGATTCTCTTGCCGTTTGCTCGGATACTCAGCCAGAGACGAATCCACAGTCTCCTACTAC ATCCATTACGGATCGTGAAAGAGATTCCGTCGTTCCGTCGACATCGATCACTCCCAGATCAGTTCTGTTCTCATCTGACGAAGAGTACAGGACTGCTTCCGAGGGTGGACGAAGAGAGTCCGGCGACTGGTCGGAGATGCCGGTGTCGCCTCCGCTAGTGAGGAATGGCGATTGGCCTATGACGCTGAAGGGTTCCGGCTGGTCGGATTCGGCGAACCACGAGTGGTCGGAGTTGCCACCGTCACCGCCATTAACAAGAACCGCGTTATCGAGGGTGAAAGCTCGATCAAGATCGAGTTCAAGATCAAGAGTCTACAAGAGAAGTCGGAGCTCGCCACCGAGCTCACGGAGGAGCACCTTGGATAGTGTAAGATCAGAGGATCTGATGATGGCTTGCTGCGAACTCGGTGAGGACGAGGAGCAGAACAACGGTCACCTGCAGAGCAATAGCTGCCTTTCGAGCAGTAATGACAGCCCTCTTATCGTTGAGCTTTTGGAGAATCAAGTGTCGCTGCTACGCGATCAGCTGGATCAGAATCAGTCTCATCCGAGTACGTTACTAGTCATTGTCGAGCGTCAGGAGAATGAAATCGAGAGCTTGAAGTCACAGCTGAATGCGGCGCGCACCGATATCGCAAACGCGGAGAAGGAGCTGTCCAGGCTCCGACAACAAAAAGCAGAGGCGTCCATTAGGGAGAAGCAAGTGGAGGAATTGTTGAATACGATTCAGAGAACAGAACAACAGAGGAACAAAGATTTGGATGATTTAGAGAAGATGAAGAAAGTGTACAACAGGGAGAAAGAGGTCTTGGAGTGCAAATTACTTGAAACAGAGGCTATTCTGAGAGAAACGACGGAGAGATGCGAAGTGCTTACGAACGAACTGACATCAAGTCATCGAACTGTCGAGCATCTACAGACAGAAACAGCAGCTCTTAGTGACAGATTGTCACAag gTATTGAGGAAAATGAACGACTTTATAACAGAGTAAGAGAATTCGAGGAGAAGAATGGACTTTCTGCTTCGAGGGAACGTGGAAGAAGCTTTGATTCGCTTAGTGATTTGACTAACATCGAATTGGATTTAGATTTGACTGCTTTAGACAAAGAAAG AGTCATGGAGGAGTACGATGAGTTACGAAGCCGCTTTGAGAAGGCTATCATGGAAATTCGAGCCATGAGAAAGGAATTGCGAGAAGCTCATGCCACACAAGATGATTtagaattagaaatttttgctCATAAGCAGGATGCAATTAACATCAGCGAGACAAATCAAGGACAGATTCAATTAATGGCAGCGAGAATCCAAGATTTAACTAACAAGTTAGCTGCTAGCGAAAAGCAAATTAGAACGCTGAAACAAAAGTTGACAAAAGCTGAAAGCAGAGATAAAAGAAGATCACTCTCTCTGAAAGGAAGAGAATCTTTTCAGATCTCTCAAGAGGTGGAGGACAAACTATTGGATCTAGAAAATAAGATCTGCGCTATAGAGAGAGGCAAGAGTATCAGCGCTCCTGTTTCGGTTAGTAACAGTTCGAAGGAATCGAGCCCTAATccgaaaaaagagaagagaagagaaagtaAGAATCTGGATAGAGCTAGATTGCGAAGAAAATCTTTAGACAGCGCGACAAGTTCTGAACCAATGAAAGTGTTAATCAGACTAAGTACTTTGGAAACGAAAGTAGCGAACGTTGCTGAAACCATGGCAAGTGACGCGGAGAAGGATTCCAGCGAATGTAGTGAAATCAGCGGATCCTCCGAGATATCGTTGGAGGTCCTGGCAAGGTTAAAGAAACTGGAAAGAGTAGTATCGAAGTCGAAACGGCGATTGGAGAAGTGTCTCGGCTCGACGCAAGCGGAGGACAAGGCCGAAAAATGTTTGCGCGAGGTGAATGAAATATTGGACTCGTGCTTAGAGTGTAAGAAGAATCAGGCTAGCGCTCAAATCAACGAGTCAGTAGGAGTAGTGGTATCTAGACTAGAAACTATACTTAAGGACAAACTGAGCGAACTCACAAAGAGACGGCAGTTGCTGGCGCAGGAAGGTCGGCTGGACGAGAGGGAGAAAATGAGACTCGTCGCCGAGAGAATAGCCTTCGAGTCCGTGATCCTGCGGCAGATAAAGTGCGCGCTGAACCGCACGACAGACAGAAGTGCCGTTCTGAGTGAATTGGTCGAAACTAGTCAGCTTGCCTCAAGCTTAAAACGTAAGATTCACGGAACTAAGCCCAAAACATAccaaaaaacaaattacattCAGTATCTCACTAAAGTGTTAGCAAATAAGTTAGTACTGATAGGACACTCCTCCGTACCGATGGAAACGCCGAAGGAAATTAGTGCCGCTCGCAGCGAaagtctaaattttttgctgcAGAAACAACGAGAAATTAACGAGATCATGCGGAAGTATAAAGACACAAAGTTGCGACAACTCGCGGAATCTTTGGCCGTCGAGACGCTGAGTCTGTCCGAGCAAGAAGATCTCGCAAGTAAGCAGATCAGTGGCTCGAACAAAAAGCTACTTGAAGATAGACGTATTCGCGAGGCATGGGCTTTAGCGCAAGAGACCGTGAGCAAGGAACTCGTGCAGGCCGAAGTATCCCACGTTATCATGCGTTATGGACAGTTGTATGAGCAAAACGTTACTTCAATTACGGATGTTTGCCTGAGCTTCGATAATGCGGAAAATGTTAAGCTAGAATCGTGGGTGGATGCAGCGCAAGCGCGATTGCGTCAAGAAATGGAGATTTCCATACACGAACTGTCGGAAGCTTACGAGAATTGTTTGTGTACGATGAAGAAGAACAAATTGACGACGTTTGACTCCAAGCTTGAATCCCGCCAACTGCTCACAGATTACGCCGATATAATTGCGCACAAAGCTTTAATAGATTCCAGAATCGCCCTCCTTCAGGAAACCACTCGGCAATCATCTACATCTACATTGTCTGGCGAGACTTTCGTATCTAGTCTTATCCGAAACGAAGAGATCCTTTCCTGTCTGGCAAACGACGAGGGATACGATCTTCAAAGCAATCCGATTCTTGACGCGGAATATAGTTACCTTTATCAGCGACTGACTAAAGAATGCGAGGACAAGATATCCGGGAGAAAAGAGTCGAAAGAGCAACTTAAAAATGTCAGTCAGTCATTGTTTCACTTGGAGGAGAATTTAGCTGAACTCAGTAAATGTATAAGAGACAAAACGGGCGTGAAAATTGACAATATGATTTGGCTTAAGTCAACGAGCAGCATCACAGATTGGTCTAGTGTGTGTGAAAAGTGCTTGCATTTACGAGAACAGATAAGGAAGCTGAGTGATTACATGAACAATATGTCGTGCCAGACATGCAATCAATTGCAGGAaactattcaaaaaataactaaCGAACACAAGCAGGAATTGGAGACACTCAAGCGCAATCAAGAGAGAGATCTGATGGATGTCAAGGGTGAATTGGACAACCAACGGCAATCTCTGACGACGCAATACGAGCAAGAGGCGGCCAGCTTACGCGAGAGGGCCAGAAAACTGGAGCACCGTCTCAACGCGATAGATTCCGAGCATTCGGCTCACGTGAACGAACTAAGAGCGGCCTATCAGAGATCAATAAGCGCCGAATTAGACACCGACGCCGAGACGCGAAAGCGGTACAAAGAGGAGATCAAGCAGCTACGTGCGTTATGCGAGAAAGGTTTGCTGGCTATGGAAAATTCGCATAGGCGCATTATCGCCGAGATGGAAGAGAAACATCGGCAGGAATTGGAGAACCTCAGGGTGGAGAAGGAACAGGCGCTCTCCGAAGAGACGCAGGCGACTCTGGCTGCATTGGATGCCATGAGGAAAGCGCACGAACATGAAGTGCAGAAGGAGATCGCCAAATTCAAACAGGAGTTCATCAAGCAGATGCAGGCGCGCGAAGACATCGGTGTGCTGCACAAGGAACACGA GGAGGAAATGGAGGAGATAAAGCAAGAGATTCTTTCTCTGTCCGCGAAATATTCGTCCAAGTGCGTGGAGTCTGCCGCGTTAGAGGAGAAAGTAGGGAATCTATCCAAACAACTCGCCCAGGCGCAACAGCACATCATGCAATTGGATGCGAGGAACAAGCAGCTGCGAGCGCATCTGGTATTGGAGACAAATGACAGTGGTATCAATGATACTATACAGATTCTAAGAGGTAGGGACAACGAGCTCGCCGAACCGAGGGAGGAGATGCATCGACTGCAACAACAATTCAAG GTGGCACAACAGCAGAGATGCGAGTCGGCAGTGGCACTGGCGCCCAGCGGTGGCAGGAGAACAAGCAAAATGAAAAGCAGCAGCTCTCGCAGACATACACCCTCCGTGCCAACGCTCGTCACACATCCCGCCTCACCCCGGAACCCCCAGCTCTCTCCGTTGCAG AGTTGA